ATGTCTGACCGGGAGAATCGTATCCGTGCTACCGGTTTCAGCAAGATTACAGATGTTCCCGGAAAAGATTATCCGGCAGCTATCCTGTTTTTGCAGAAACGCTGGGAGGATGCCAATGGTAATGTGTATGCGAAACGGATAGGGACAATGGTGACTTATTACTATCATTCTACGGACTGGAAAAATAATGCAACTTATGAGATTATGTATGGTGACATAACGAATCGTCCGGAATATAAGTCTCATATGATGCGTCTGCAAGTGACCGAAAACTATACGGTGAACAGCAAAGGTGAAAGTGTGCCTATCCATGAGGTGGCTTGGGGGAATGAAAAAGATGTTCCGACTCACATGTGTCTTCAGTTTACTTCCAGTCATGGAGGGGCTTATATTGGCTCTCCGGGAAATACGCTATGGATTGACAATGTAAAACTGATATATTAATAAAGTATAGTTGTTCTATGAGAATCTGTTGATGAATGAAAAATTACGTGTTTTTTTGTTTGTATTATATTAAATATCTATATTTGCACTAAATTTTAAAAGAAGGGGATGTTTATTGTCTCTTTGTCAGGTATAGGGCATTTGATGTGCATCTATCCTGTAAGACAATTTTGAATATATTATTTACTAAAATAACTAGAGATGAAAAAGGGTTTATTGTTTATTTTATTGGCAGCAGCCTCTGTATGTCTGCCTGCACAAGAAAAAGAAAATGCAGCAAAGAGTTATAGTGTGGAAACGAATCGCTTTGGTGCTAACTGGTTTATCAGCGGTGGAGTTGGTGCACAAATGTACTTTGGTGACAACGACAGTAAGGCTAGTTTTGGAAAACGTATTGCTCCGGCGCTTGATATTGCCGTAGGTAAGTGGTTTACTCCGGGATTGGGATTGCGTGTTGCATATAATGGCCTTCAGGCTAAAGGGGCATCTCCGGAAGCAGATGATCTTTATGTAAAAGGTGGCACTTATTCGAATGGGTATTACAAACAAAAATGGAATGTTGCTAATTTCCATGGTGATGTGATGTTCAACCTTTCTAATATGTTCTGCGGATATAATGAAGAGCGTGTTTATTCATTTATTCCTTATGTAGGTGTTGGTCTAGTACATTCATGGACAAAACCGGTCGAGAATAATCTTGGTCTAAATGCAGGTTTGATTAACCGTTTCCGTTTGTCTTCAGCATGGGATCTGAATGTGGAATTGCGTGGATTGTTAATGAAAAATGCTTTTGGTGGCGCAAGCAAAGAAGGTATGGCCGGTGTGACTGTTGGGCTTACTTACAAATTTAAGAAACGTGGTTGGAATGCTGTTCCTACTGTACCGATGGTTCCGGAAAGCCAGTTGAACGATATGAGAGACAGAGTTAACGCTCTGAAGAGTGAAAACGAATCTTTGAAACGTGACTTGGTGGAAGCTCGTAACAAGAAACCGGAAGTGATCGTTAAGAAAGAAGCCGGATTCGTTCCACGTCTGGTTGTTGTATTCAATATCGGAAAGAGCAACATCAGCAAGAGAGAATACATGAATATCGAAGCGATGGCTAAGGGTATCAAAGCAACTGATAAAGTATTTACTGTAACCGGATATGCTGATAAGGGTACTGGTTCTGCTGAATACAACATGAAGTTGAGTAAGA
The nucleotide sequence above comes from Bacteroides sp. AN502(2024). Encoded proteins:
- a CDS encoding OmpA family protein, with the translated sequence MKKGLLFILLAAASVCLPAQEKENAAKSYSVETNRFGANWFISGGVGAQMYFGDNDSKASFGKRIAPALDIAVGKWFTPGLGLRVAYNGLQAKGASPEADDLYVKGGTYSNGYYKQKWNVANFHGDVMFNLSNMFCGYNEERVYSFIPYVGVGLVHSWTKPVENNLGLNAGLINRFRLSSAWDLNVELRGLLMKNAFGGASKEGMAGVTVGLTYKFKKRGWNAVPTVPMVPESQLNDMRDRVNALKSENESLKRDLVEARNKKPEVIVKKEAGFVPRLVVVFNIGKSNISKREYMNIEAMAKGIKATDKVFTVTGYADKGTGSAEYNMKLSKKRAEAVRDLMVNEFGVSASQLKVDYKGGVDNMFYDDAKLSRVAIVEE